In Rhinolophus sinicus isolate RSC01 chromosome X, ASM3656204v1, whole genome shotgun sequence, a single genomic region encodes these proteins:
- the CRLF2 gene encoding cytokine receptor-like factor 2 isoform X1, translating into MRPAFPPWAAAAMLLVGHLTASGKTGAEEALQVDIINFNFETVQVTWNTSERWGTNLTFVYSFTSMKTEKHCSRYILREGRTAGCLLDAPGDEILSFTIWNGTYPLLNNNLWISNFLKPSVPKDLQFQWRQEALTVTCPELPYSELLYEVQHRSLYDNEWQAKEEGTCNVTIEGLDIDKCYFVRARVKATESGYGPDTYPSEWSEVAYLQRAELRDSCPEKTLFPKFVLISGSVVFLIMFLVFLLIWKLRRVKKLLMPSVPDPKFTFPGLFEAHRGNFQEWIKDTQNVTQLDKVEEREQECVLEEAPMVQHSKAETETPMETMTGPLCLQTGDKEAAGDPGQPPCQRPQGEEVLSLGSFTFVISDNSYVTL; encoded by the exons ATGAGGCCGGCCTTTCCGCCCTGGGCAGCGGCCGCGATGCTGCTTGTGGGACATTTGACAGCTTCGGGCAAAACGGGAGCTG AGGAAGCATTGCAAGTGGATATCATCAATTTTAATTTCGAGACCGTGCAGGTGACCTGGAACACGAGTGAACGCTGGGGGACCAATCTGACTTTCGTCTACAG TTTCACGAGCATGAAGACGGAGAAACACTGCTCCAGGTATATTCTCCGGGAGGGCCGCACGGCTGGGTGCCTCCTGGACGCCCCAGGGGACGAAATCCTGTCTTTTACCATCTGGAACGGAACGTACCCTCTTCTCAACAACAATCTATGGATCAGCAATTTCT TGAAGCCCAGCGTCCCGAAAGACCTGCAGTTCCAGTGGCGGCAGGAGGCCCTCACGGTGACGTGTCCCGAGCTGCCCTACAGCGAGCTGCTGTACGAAGTGCAGCACAGAAGCCTCTATGACAACGAGTGGCAG GCCAAGGAGGAAGGGACGTGCAATGTGACGATAGAGGGTCTGGATATCGATAAATGTTATTTCGTCCGGGCCAGAGTGAAAGCCACGGAGTCCGGCTACGGCCCTGACACGTACCCCAGCGAATGGTCAGAGGTGGCATACCTGCAGAGGGCTGAGCTGCGAG ATTCGTGCCCAGAGAAAACGCTCTTCCCAAAGTTTGTTCTAATTTCTGGCTCGGTCGTCTTCCTGATAATGTTCCTCGTCTTTCTGTTGATATGGAAACTGCGGAG AGTTAAGAAGCTCCTCATGCCCAGCGTGCCTGATCCCAAATTCACCTTCCCTGGGCTGTTTGAGGCACACCGGGGCAACTTCCAG GAGTGGATTAAGGACACCCAGAACGTGACCCAGTTGGATAAAGTagaagagagggagcaggagTGTGTTCTGGAAGAGGCCCCAATGGTCCAGCACTCCAAGGCTGAGACGGAGACACCCATGGAAACAATGACTGGCCCCCTGTGCCTGCAGACGGGGGACAAAGAAGCCGCTGGAGACCCCGGACAACCCCCTTGCCAGCGTCCCCAAGGCGAAGAGGTGCTGTCTCTCGGAAGCTTTACATTTGTAATCAGTGACAACTCATACGTGACGTTATGA
- the CRLF2 gene encoding cytokine receptor-like factor 2 isoform X2: MRPAFPPWAAAAMLLVGHLTASGKTGAEEALQVDIINFNFETVQVTWNTSERWGTNLTFVYSFTSMKTEKHCSRYILREGRTAGCLLDAPGDEILSFTIWNGTYPLLNNNLWISNFLKPSVPKDLQFQWRQEALTVTCPELPYSELLYEVQHRSLYDNEWQAKEEGTCNVTIEGLDIDKCYFVRARVKATESGYGPDTYPSEWSEVAYLQRAELRDSCPEKTLFPKFVLISGSVVFLIMFLVFLLIWKLRRVKKLLMPSVPDPKFTFPGLFEAHRGNFQEVLLSACSLCGAEHKPELPLSNVYTHYFIHGVSA, from the exons ATGAGGCCGGCCTTTCCGCCCTGGGCAGCGGCCGCGATGCTGCTTGTGGGACATTTGACAGCTTCGGGCAAAACGGGAGCTG AGGAAGCATTGCAAGTGGATATCATCAATTTTAATTTCGAGACCGTGCAGGTGACCTGGAACACGAGTGAACGCTGGGGGACCAATCTGACTTTCGTCTACAG TTTCACGAGCATGAAGACGGAGAAACACTGCTCCAGGTATATTCTCCGGGAGGGCCGCACGGCTGGGTGCCTCCTGGACGCCCCAGGGGACGAAATCCTGTCTTTTACCATCTGGAACGGAACGTACCCTCTTCTCAACAACAATCTATGGATCAGCAATTTCT TGAAGCCCAGCGTCCCGAAAGACCTGCAGTTCCAGTGGCGGCAGGAGGCCCTCACGGTGACGTGTCCCGAGCTGCCCTACAGCGAGCTGCTGTACGAAGTGCAGCACAGAAGCCTCTATGACAACGAGTGGCAG GCCAAGGAGGAAGGGACGTGCAATGTGACGATAGAGGGTCTGGATATCGATAAATGTTATTTCGTCCGGGCCAGAGTGAAAGCCACGGAGTCCGGCTACGGCCCTGACACGTACCCCAGCGAATGGTCAGAGGTGGCATACCTGCAGAGGGCTGAGCTGCGAG ATTCGTGCCCAGAGAAAACGCTCTTCCCAAAGTTTGTTCTAATTTCTGGCTCGGTCGTCTTCCTGATAATGTTCCTCGTCTTTCTGTTGATATGGAAACTGCGGAG AGTTAAGAAGCTCCTCATGCCCAGCGTGCCTGATCCCAAATTCACCTTCCCTGGGCTGTTTGAGGCACACCGGGGCAACTTCCAG GAAGTCTTGCTCTCTGCGTGCTCCCTCTGTGGGGCTGAACACAAGCCTGAGCTTCCGCTTTCCAACGTTTATactcattatttcattcatgGGGTAAGTGCTTAG